The following nucleotide sequence is from Flavimarina sp. Hel_I_48.
ATCTCAAAATCATCTGGAGGGTCGGCGCGGTGCCATTGCAACAACGTTTGCAGATCGCCCAGTTTCCCAAAACCGGCTTCCGGGAAACCGTTGACAATTTCCAGTCCCGTATAACGCAGGGCTATAAAAAACGCACTTCGCGCCACATCTCCATAAAAACTGCCCGCTGTACCTGAGGGACCTGTATATTCGCCATAATTCTGATTGTTTCGGCGGCTGTTTTCTCGGGAATCTACCGCGCGCAGCGCGTGGGCATCGGTATTGCCATGCCGAATGCTGTCTACATTTGTAGTCACGTAAATCTCCTTTCCATCAGCAACCTCATCTGCTTCTATATTATAAAAACCGCCACGGCTCCGCGGAAAAACATGCTCCCGGTTCCATTTTTCAAAACTGTCGCTGGTAAGCTGAAAATCCAATTTGGGTCGGCTTTTTTCGGTATAAAGTAGCCAGACTTCATTGTTGTTCAGTGGATTTTGATCTGCTTCTTTTACAATATCGATCACATCTGCATAAGTCTGGGCACGCACGATTTCGGGAGCTGCAATTAAAGCGGTAATCGCCTGTCTTAAATTATTTCCCGCTTTTCCATTCAGCGAAGCATAAAAGTTAACGGGCTGTGTAGATTCTACAACTTCATATGTGGGATTAAGCGGAGTTCCCCAGGGTGAAATCCCAAAGTCATCATCTACGACACGAATCAAAAGCCGGTCGCGCAGTGGGATAAACCCTTCCGGAAGGTTCTCAAAACGGATCACCATCTCTTCATCGCCCTCGTCCAGATCGTCATCTGTAAGCATTATTTGTGTCGCTACCGTACTTGATCCTGCCGGAATGGTGAGTTCCAGCTTTCCGGAAAAATCAGCCGAATCAAAGCCAAAATTGGTCAAATTGACACTAAAATCCAGCGTATTTTCAAGAATTTGATCTGCCGTGAACACAATCTCAAAGGTATCTCCTTCCGTAAATTCTTCCATTTTGAGTGAAAAATCAATACCTATTTGCCCTACTCCACTGCCATCATTAGAACGGCGTGGCGTAGGCGCCTTAACGGAATGCGTTCCATCCACATTCCGCTGAATCGATTCATTATCCTTATTGCCGTTTTCATTTTCATTGATCTGCTGCGCAATCCCAAGTAATTGAAGCAGGTCGTCATCATCTGCATCATTTGTGTCATAGGCAAGCGCATCAATTAGACCAACGGTATTCGCAGGTGTTTCCTCAGGGAAATTTTCCGGTTTTGCTTTATAAATAGCCACCGCATCAACACCGTTCTGGATAACATTGGCATCTATAAAATATTGTGGCGCGGGCGACACGGTGTTGCTACCTATGAGAAAAATACCGTTGATATCTGTCACAAAACCGGTCAAATCAATGGTAAAATAGCTTGAATCCATACCATTTTCAGAGCCATTAAAAAGTACAACGAGATAACCGTCTAGCGGAAAATAAGCATCTTCTGATCGCAATTCTATAAACTCGCGGTCATCATAACCGGGAGAATCGCAATCAAGCTCGTTGATTACGAGTTGGCCATAACTCAGCCCAATGGTAAAAAGAAAAATTAATAGGAAATAATGTTTCATACAGGCCTGATTTTAAGAACGAAAGCAAGAGTTCAACAATTTACTAAAAGATATTCTTTTCGGTTTGCAAAACCCCGAAATAGGGATAAAACCTATGCTTTTGCCGCCTAGAAGGCTTATATTTGGGTTCAAAACAAGAAACTATGCGAATATTTGTAGATATGGATGAAGTGCTGGCAGATACCTATGGCGCCCACATTGATCTGTATAACGAAAAATATAGAACCCAACTTACCAAAGAAGCTTGCAAGGGTGGTGACGTCTGGGAGTTTGTACCAAAAGAGCATCAGGATTACATTCATGAACAGAACCGCCAGCGTGGCTTTTTTTCCAATCTAAAAGTAATGGAAGACAGTCAGGATGTCCTGGAACAATTAAGTAAGGATCACGAAGTTTATATAGCATCCGCGGCCATGCAGTTCCCGCAATCCCTTGAAGAAAAATCAATCTGGTTAGATAACCACTTTCCTTTTATTACCTGGGAATATCGTATTCTCTGCGGTCATAAATTTGTACTGAAAGGCGATGTACTTATAGATGACCGGTCTTTCAATCTGGACACTTTTGAGGGCAGGGCCATACAATTTACCTCCCCGCACAACATCAATTCCCACGGTTATGAGCGTGTGGAAACCTGGAAAGAAATTGGGGAAAAATTGCTTTAGGAATCCGTTGAAAAACGGACTATTGATCTCTTTCCTGTAATTTTTGTACCTCTCTTTGAAGTGGTAAAAGATAATGCGACACTATTGCCCAGACGATAGAATCGTCAATACTGTCATACGAATGTATCAATCTGTTCCTTAAACTTATTATTTGAGCGGCATGTTCTAAGGTGTGGTCTTCTGAAATTTTCCGAAATTTATTAACGGCTTCCCCGATTATGGCGAGATGCCTTTCTACCGCACTTTTAGTCTTAAGGTCATTCTGATATGCAGTAAAAGATGGCGTGTCGCTAATGAACTCCTGTATCAGGTATATTGAGTTGGAAATATCATATAAAAATTTGCTCTCTTTTTCGGTCATAGATGAGCTTTTTGGTTCTATCGATATTTTCTTTTAAATAGGGATTTTTC
It contains:
- a CDS encoding endonuclease produces the protein MKHYFLLIFLFTIGLSYGQLVINELDCDSPGYDDREFIELRSEDAYFPLDGYLVVLFNGSENGMDSSYFTIDLTGFVTDINGIFLIGSNTVSPAPQYFIDANVIQNGVDAVAIYKAKPENFPEETPANTVGLIDALAYDTNDADDDDLLQLLGIAQQINENENGNKDNESIQRNVDGTHSVKAPTPRRSNDGSGVGQIGIDFSLKMEEFTEGDTFEIVFTADQILENTLDFSVNLTNFGFDSADFSGKLELTIPAGSSTVATQIMLTDDDLDEGDEEMVIRFENLPEGFIPLRDRLLIRVVDDDFGISPWGTPLNPTYEVVESTQPVNFYASLNGKAGNNLRQAITALIAAPEIVRAQTYADVIDIVKEADQNPLNNNEVWLLYTEKSRPKLDFQLTSDSFEKWNREHVFPRSRGGFYNIEADEVADGKEIYVTTNVDSIRHGNTDAHALRAVDSRENSRRNNQNYGEYTGPSGTAGSFYGDVARSAFFIALRYTGLEIVNGFPEAGFGKLGDLQTLLQWHRADPPDDFEMHRNNVVYTWQYNRNPFIDYPELVEYLWGNKQGEVWNADLSIQTTAGDLIKIYPNPAQKWVILSGFSGKKRIKLYDTTGKLVLKKTVLSGQRLDLDHKAGIYYLTMKMGTKKMNRKLIIQ
- a CDS encoding 5' nucleotidase, NT5C type, which codes for MRIFVDMDEVLADTYGAHIDLYNEKYRTQLTKEACKGGDVWEFVPKEHQDYIHEQNRQRGFFSNLKVMEDSQDVLEQLSKDHEVYIASAAMQFPQSLEEKSIWLDNHFPFITWEYRILCGHKFVLKGDVLIDDRSFNLDTFEGRAIQFTSPHNINSHGYERVETWKEIGEKLL
- a CDS encoding DUF86 domain-containing protein codes for the protein MTEKESKFLYDISNSIYLIQEFISDTPSFTAYQNDLKTKSAVERHLAIIGEAVNKFRKISEDHTLEHAAQIISLRNRLIHSYDSIDDSIVWAIVSHYLLPLQREVQKLQERDQ